In Syngnathus scovelli strain Florida chromosome 11, RoL_Ssco_1.2, whole genome shotgun sequence, one DNA window encodes the following:
- the ddit3 gene encoding DNA damage-inducible transcript 3 protein, translating to MTAEWLHLPPPYPPGVGPLCGAELEAWYEDLQDILGSDAGGAKLARAPSYSEKEPEFLDVLESCSLTWLTDGGQTWGEGVQRATEQIHNAQPLHHTSSSSSSCLTPTEERKTEARSGDGDLLPPEFFEFLSEGGMLDSSGGYYYHHHPHHHQQQQVNSVHPASPSASEEELPCVPDSPSYSSSSASQSPSQRCSSPSSPVSSPSIYSPLRLGKRQRGEGPDGAASSPGASSQSQQRASTSYLSAKKSRKEREQENERKVQELTEQNERLKAEIERLGEEVQRTRRALIERLVNTRK from the exons ATGACTGCCGAGTGGCTGCATCTGCCCCCGCCGTACCCCCCCGGTGTGGGGCCGCTGTGTGGCGCAGAGTTGGAGGCGTGGTATGAGGACCTGCAAGACATCCTGGGCTCGGACGCGGGAGGGGCAAAGCTGGCGCGCGCCCCCTCGTACAGCGAG AAGGAGCCGGAGTTCCTGGATGTTCTGGAGAGTTGCTCCCTGACGTGGCTGACGGACGGAGGTCAGACTTGGGGAGAGGGTGTCCAGAGGGCGACGGAGCAGATCCACAACGCCCAGCCTCTGCATCacacttcatcttcctcctcgtccTGCTTGACTCCGACAGAAGAGCGGAAAACAGAGGCGAGAAGCGGCGACGGTGACCTGCTGCCCCCCGAGTTCTTTGAGTTCCTGAGTGAAGGAGGAATGCTGGATTCGAGCGGTGGTTATTATTACCATCACCATCCCCatcaccaccagcagcagcaggttaACAGCGTCCATCCAGCATCTCCATCAGCCAGCGAGGAAGAGTTGCCCTGCGTCCCTGATTCGCCATCCTACTCCTCGTCCTCCGCCTCGCAGTCGCCTTCTCAGCGCTGCTCTTCCCCGTCGTCACCCGTCTCATCCCCGTCCATCTACTCGCCTTTGCGCCTGGGCAAGCGGCAGAGGGGCGAGGGGCCTGACGGCGCTGCCTCGTCCCCCGGCGCCTCTTCCCAGTCTCAGCAACGCGCGTCAACGTCGTACTTGTCTGCCAAAAAGAGTCGCAAGGAGAGGGAGCAAGAGAACGAAAGGAAAGTGCAGGAGCTGACGGAGCAGAACGAGCGCTTGAAAGCGGAGATCGAAAGGCTGGGCGAGGAGGTGCAGCGCACGCGGCGAGCCCTCATCGAGAGACTTGTCAACACCAGGAAATGA